Genomic DNA from Chitinivorax tropicus:
CCGTGCGCCAGCGCCGGAGAGCCTGATTGGTCGCTTGCTGCCGCTGGGGCCGTTGTTGGGCGATGCGACCGCCATCCGGCTGGATTACGGCCCGGGTGGGTTGAAGCTGGACTGTAAAGTGGCCAGTCAAGCGGTGGCGGATGCCTTGCTGCAGCGCCTGAAGACCGCCAATCTGCCAGCCAAACTGGAATCGGTCACGGCGGCTGATAGTGGTGGCATGGTCGCTAAATTCACCATTGCGGGAAAAGCCCAATGAAAGCGCAATTACTTCAATTCTGGCAGCAGCGCGAGCCGCGTGAGCGCTTGATCCTGATGATCGGCGGCATATTTTTGCTGATTGCTTTGTTGTATGCCCTGATCTGGGACCCGATACTGGCCGAGCGCAAGCGATTGACCCGTATGGTGCCACGGATGCAGCAGGATCTGGTCGAGCTGAAAGGTATTGTCGAACAGGTCAAGGGCATGCCGGCCAAGGTCGGGAAGCAGCCTGTGCAGACCGCACTGGAAAACACACTGCGGGCCGCTGGAATCAATGACCTGCAGGTGAGTGGCAATGCCAGCCAGGCCAATGCCGATATCAAGCAGGCATCGTTTGCCGCGTTGACGACCGCCCTTGCCAGGCTGCACGACGAGCAAGGCATCGACGTGACCACGCTGCAGGTGGATGCATTGCAGGACCCTGGACAGGTGAAGGCGCAGTTGCAGGCGGTTCGTCCATGATCCGTAAGATCCTTGTGATCGCCCTGTTGTACCTGCTGTTCCTGGTGTCCACCGCCCCTGCCAGCTTGTTGCCAATGGTGTTGGATAAGGTGCTGCCTGGTCGGATCGGGCTGATCGGGTTGTCCGGTAGTATCTGGCAGGGACATGCTCAGCAACTGACATTGGATGGACAGGTGCTGGCTGACAAGCTGGACTGGTCACTCTCTGCCTGGCGCCTGCTGACAGGCCGATTGGGCATCGACCTGCAAGCCACGCAGGGCAAGGCAAAAGTGGTGGCCGATACTGATTCGATTTTACTGAAGGAGACGCAGCTGTCCCTGCCGTTGCCGCTGCTGGG
This window encodes:
- the gspM gene encoding type II secretion system protein GspM → MKAQLLQFWQQREPRERLILMIGGIFLLIALLYALIWDPILAERKRLTRMVPRMQQDLVELKGIVEQVKGMPAKVGKQPVQTALENTLRAAGINDLQVSGNASQANADIKQASFAALTTALARLHDEQGIDVTTLQVDALQDPGQVKAQLQAVRP